From Caloenas nicobarica isolate bCalNic1 chromosome 18, bCalNic1.hap1, whole genome shotgun sequence, a single genomic window includes:
- the NDUFAF8 gene encoding NADH dehydrogenase [ubiquinone] 1 alpha subcomplex assembly factor 8: MSGRGVWLRARARLRRFPALLAGCGEQAAAYGRCVAAAAAGPAELRRDQCLREFRALRDCLARAAKATPK, encoded by the exons atGTCGGGCCGGGGCGTGTGGCTGCGGGCGCGGGCGCGGCTGCGGCGCTTCCCGGCGCTGCTGGCGGGGTGCGGGGAGCAG GCAGCTGCCTACGGGCGGTgcgtggcggcggcggcggccgggccggcggaGCTGCGGCGGGACCAGTGTCTGCGGGAGTTCCGGGCGCTGCGGGACTGCCTGGCCCGGGCG GCAAAGGCGACACCGAAAtga